The stretch of DNA tgagcaacacagagtttcagctccctccaaagattttctattggatatgcctcttacggagccagtCGGAGGTTACGgaggttatcctggctgtgtgcttcgggtcattgtcatgttggaagacccagccacgacccatcttcagtgctctgactgagggaaggaggttgttgctcaaaatctcacaatacaaggccccattcatcctctccttaatacagcgTAGGTGTcttgtccccttcgcagaaaagcacccccaaagcatgatgttaccacccccatgcttcacagttgggatggtgttcttgggatgcaactaatccttatttttcctccaaacatggcgagtgaagtttagaccactCATCGTCTTTAGCcttttccattttctaacaattgctccaacagttgatctattttcaccaagctgcttggcaattgccctgtAGCCCTtttcagccttgtggaggtccacaattttgtctctggtgttttttgacagctctttggtcttgtccatggtagtagttggagtctgactaaCTGTGGGGTGGACaagtgtctttaaagagctcagacaggctctactaatttagattaatgagtggagtagaggtggactatttaaaggcagagtaacaggtctttgtcagacagaattcttgctgattgccaggtattcaaatacttatgtgcagcagtgcaatacaaataaattctttaaaaatcatacaatgtaatttcctaattttttttttttaaatgctgtctctcacagtgggaatgcacctacaatgtgaatttcagacccctccatgatttctaagtgggagaacttgcaaaatcacagggtgttcaaatacttatgttcctcactgtaataTAAATTTATGCGagaccctgcttcatctaaatcattttcatcaaaatatatgttttattattatgcttCATTGGGCGATCCAAAAtagaaagctgccattttaagtgctaaGGGCTTCTACTGGCTCATGTGATTCAcagggcacacatatatgctaggtTACATTAGTCAATGAATTGGCAGAACTCTGCACTTGTGCTTACAGTAAGAACtgctttatttcctgtcaggtgatctctgagggagcacacaaaccatcacaaaatggtggcacaaGGTAAACTatgtaaaagagcaatagttacccatatatatgtacacacacaaacatttgaaaacattctttaataggtcaccttTTAGGATAAAAAATTCTTAGTTATGTATTTattcagggggtatagttttcctctaaatttaaaagaacaaaaatagtAAATAACCCCATAAATAAAGACCacattgaatttccccattgcgTGACTGAATTGTTGGCCTGAAGGCTCAAGGCCAATCATCCGGTTATAACAGACAGATGTGCTCATTTTGCAGGTGTTTTCTTCCATTAAGTCGCTTGCACTTCATCCTTTTTTCCCCCACatcatgatttatttttctttgattATTAATCCCTGCAGATGTAAACAGTAAGAGTGCTTCTGCTGTAGTACATGGAATCATAGCGGGTATTGCTGTCCCCTTCCCGATCTCAGAACCAGATGGCTGTAAAAGTGGTATATCCTGCCCGATCAACAGTGGGCAGACTTATACCTACGTCACCAAGTTGCCTATCAAGAGCGAGTATCCTTGTGTAAGTGCCAACAtgaacatatttatatacattttttttttttttttttactaggcgCTTTAAATACTTACGCTGGTGACATGAGCTCCATTCATATGTATGACATTTGATGTAAATACTTGTCCACCACACAGATAGTACATAATTACACCATCTATGGTGATTAATGGAACTCTAAATtagaaatggtttccttttcccACTGACAATTTCAGATATACATTTTCTTTACAGATCAAGCTTGTAGTAAAGTGGCAACTTCAGGATGAAAATAACAAGGATCTTTTCTGCTGGCTTATCCCTGTTCATATTGCTGCTGTTTGATTGGGGACTTGACACCGACCATACTTCTGCTAATCCTATAGACACACACAAACCTCAATTAACATTGATACAAGACTTTCTTCTTCTGTTCTGACTGCTGTGCAGTTATAACCATACTGATTTTACAATAATAAAGAATGAATGAGAGCTCCCccttgcttttttgttttttaataaaaaaaaaacttccatccTTTTCATGTTTGCTAACATTTTGCAAAGGAATTCTGTTTCTCTGGAAGCAAATAAAACTTTGTCTTTAAGATTCCCCTGTCACTGtctctttgttaaaaaaaaaagatgacaaCATTGTCTGCTTTTTGCAGCCAGGTTTAGTTCACATTGTATTCTGCAAATGCTGTTGATTTTTATATTGATACTGTGCACATGAATCATACAGAACAGTGAGTGGGACTTTGTAATGGATTCCAAAACATTCTTTTGAGAAAACTTGAAAAGAGAGCCCTGTCCTTTAAAGATCCATGGTACATTATAGTTTAAGAGCCAGAGGCCTAGTAATGTGACCAGTCATACTGTAGACATTTTTGATGCATCCAAAAAGGCATGGCACAGCAATACCAGTGCTTTAGGCCAGACAATGCTTTGTGCTTCTTTTTATTCACCCCAGAATAGGTTAGGTCAAAGTAATTTTTATGGCTCATGGAGAATAACCCAACATATGCCTTGTTCTGCTTTACAGCATTCCAAAGCCCTCGCAGCCTTCACTAATGGCGAGTTTCAGCATCTTGTGCATTTCTTCATAAGAATCATAGGTGGGAAGGCAGAGCTGGTTAAAACtaggagagagaaaaaaaaaatattgttcagGGTAAAACCTATGAAATGCAAAGGCTGGCACTTTAAATACTTTACAAACACTTTAATACCATTTTAACAAAAGTAACCAATAGCTTACTATTCTAAAAACAAATTTGGGATGCATCTGACTCGCCTGTCATCATTTCccaataaaaataatgcaaaacaCTGTGCCTATGGCATGCCTGGTGGTTACAGTTTGCCATTGCAGTTGCTTGCCTTTAGCAGAACATTTCCTATTTTCAACGAGAATTGTTGACAGGTGATCAGATACTTTTAACGGACTTCCCTGAAAGAACTTTGTCAACCAAAAATACCAGTTCCACcaaatttgtaattttattgAAGGTAAGATCAAAAATCTATTATTCCATGAATATATGGAcaagtgcaggtataggatctaggATCCGGAATGCTTAGGATATGGGGATTTCTAGATAAgataattttttataattatatataatattttatttggatcaccatatcttaagtccactaaaaatcatttaaacatccagtaaacccaataggaccgtTTTACAACTAGTAAGTATTTATGCAGCAAAGTTACTCACTATTACATTGTACTGTGGGAGatggaaaatgttttattattgcagacaaaaaaaaaaagatcttgctTAAAATGGgtgctatgggagatggctttccagtAACTTGGTATTACAGGAAACAGTGTGGAGGTCATTTCTTATGATGATTAGTCATGAATAGTCCTGCTGAGTAGCTAATTCTTCAGTTAACTGTAAAGGTCCTATGACCTTTGCTCATACTACAAACTAGTCACACCAGGCATAGCTGCCTAAAAACAAGTTTGTTGATTTAACAAAGAAACTGAATGTAGAAGACAACAAGGTTGAAGTGAATCACTGAAAACAAGTCACTCTAATAACAAGAAATGAAGGGGACAATGAAACCACTGTTAAAACCAAATTAAGGCTATAGTACAggtttaaataaagtaaaaagcaAATACCATGAACACAGATTTTATTTAACTTACCAAGTATGGGCAGTGGGTAAGGTGCCATGAGTAGGAGACCCAATGATTTGAAAGCTGGGGGATAAAGCAGCAAACCCACCCGGTGGCAGCTGTGAAGATCCAGTAGTAAACTGCAGAAGACGGGCTAGCTCCTCTTGTGTGAGGCTGCTCACAACAGCCCAGAACCAGCTCATTacctaaaaagcaaaataaaaattagaCTAGTATCAGTAGCTGGGGTAAGCAAAGCAGTAAATTAAGTATTATGGTTAAGCCTGGTGACAAAAACATGCTTTAGCACCCAAATCAATCCTGAGGTTAGGATGTTTTCTCAATATGTGCACTGTAACCAAAGTGGATTGGTAATGACAGAGTCAGCCAAAGAGGTACTAGCAACCTGCACCTGCTTCTACCTGCTACAGAAGGCTGATTGTGCTTTACCTCTGTTGCACCCTAGACACGTGCCTTGTATGCCTCCCTCTTCCAGGCCTAAGTAATGACATCTCTTTGCCTTAAACGTTTCGTGCTCCAAGTGCACATAATCATAGGCTCAGGCTCAGTAATGACATGGCTAACTGACAAATATCTATGATGCAGTGTGACTAGCATGATGTCCGCCACAGTTGACAAAGGGCTAATGGTCATTAATGTAATTCTAGTGTCCTAAAGCAAAATGGCAATGTTCACCCACACtgacaaacagaaatatatactgtatactgttaaAGAATAATCTACAGCTACAGTTTTACGGCTCTTTTTACTTGTGTAGGACTCTTAGTTTCTAGGAATAAGAGCAAAACCCAGGAGCTTCCAGCAGACAACATATTTTGGCTCATTAACTGTTTTTTAACGAGCAAGGCACTATGTCTTCTAGTACAGTTAATAATAATTATCCAGTAACCTCACCAGCCTCAGTAATGCGCAGTAAAGTTTTCATTACAGGGAAACCATACCTCCTGTACATTGAAATATGGCctattttatgtgatatatattgCAACATTGTTCTTATGAATTGTTATCATTATAAACACGTATTTCTAAGTGTCCAAATAAAGACTTTTGGTTGGCTAACAGAGAAATATTGTGCCATACCCATCTTTTAGTATTATATTTCCCTACAATGTGCAgtggtacaaaaaaaaaccctttaaaaagcattttacctccaaaaacatcattatatatgagctgcagagagatcctcTCTCTTGTGAGTCTATGCTGAAATAAGAGCAGAGGGCATGTCGCTTCATTCTcagacaggaagtggtcatagtAATGATTGACAGCCAGTACTCTTTCAGGTTTCCATCTTCATACCATTAtccattattatatttttatcttattttatctcccttttattatttaaaatggtgTAAGAGCAAGTTTAACCATTCCTGAAATGCTACACTGGAAGACAACCTGAACCTAGAGTCAAGCCAGAAGTTTCAACACAATAGGTCAGCTTGTGCAGCtgcagggctgcgattggctactccgctcctactgtgcttctggcagggaccatttgGACATGCCCACCCTTTGTTTGAAACACACAGaaacctgagaggatctatagggagctccaataaaggggccatttttacagacagtattcctttttaggctaaagtgaaaccagcactataTATAATTCATAATTGCCTTCAagattaaagttttttttgttcatcctatatgtctccttaatATTGAAACAGCACTAAATCTTCGAAGTTTGCCTGACATTTAATGCAAATAATGTTCAAAAATGATCTGCAAAAGGGCTAAAGAGAGAAAATGTCCTTTGACCTACAAATAAACAGAAGTGAATATATTGAATTATCTTCACTCCTGCAAAGATTTGCAAAACCAGGAAGTtgggaaatcagtttaaaatttgTTTGCCCTGGAAAATtctacccccagaatgaatacttaaccaacagaaagtgctccctcagagatcagccgacaggaaataatgcagctttaactttaacaggaagaagtgtggaagcaaaagacagaactctgtccattaattagcTGATGGggtctagcatgtatgtgtgccttggcttgtttgtgtgcactgcaaATTCTATAAACCCAGGAAACGGCcctaaattcttaaaatggcaattttctatttaggagcacccagtggcacataatactaaataaaagtatattatgaaaatggtttatttagatgaagcagggtttaatgcaatatatttttatagagacctacattgtttggggtatagttttccattaagaaataaaatcagagatttttttaaaatgaaaacaataggcagaaagtaTTTTCAGCACATTAATTGCACTTTACTATTTCTACATAAGGCATTCTGAAGTGGAACTGAATTAGCAGTAAATTAAATAAGACAAGTGTTTTTCCAAACCTCCTATCACAAAGCAAATAAACACTCAGTAAGAGGTTACGCAGTAAGAGGTTAGCAGCAGCTGAAATTGTACAAAACCATATCAGATAATCAGCCTGAATTAATAATTAACCAAAAGATCATTGTTATCCCAAGCTTCTTTCACATTCCAAAGGTACATATGAAAGAATATTGTGCAACATTCCTCAATCTTTATTTAAGAGTTATAATACAATGAATAACGCCATGTAAAAAGCTGCACACAATGCTGAGGAAAATAGAGAACAGAGGCGAACACATACTGACAATGTCAAATACAAAGAATCCACTACAGAATTTTGCTATCAGTAAGCCGAATAAATCAAACTCATTTTCCTTAGGAAATGCATCGCCACAAAAGACAATTAAAAATCAACATTTATAAAGCTGGCTTTGCCTAACAGATTtactaaaccagtgctgtccaacttctgtcgtaccaagggccggaatttttctggcctacatggtggagggccgataatggaagccagttttgaccactcccctttttaaaaccacacccatgaccatacccattttaatggtggtagtacagcaaaaacctgtcatactctgccttccctaccctgcctgtgtgtgcaatactctgcctgccctaccctgccaatttgtgccatactctgcctgccctaccctggctgtgtgtgccatactctgcctgcactaccctggctgtgtgtgccatactctgcctgccctaccctggctgtgtgtgcgccatactctgcctgccctatgctgcctctttgtatggcacacacagacagcatagggtaggcagagtacggcacacacaggcagcataaagtgacacaatgctggcactgctcctacagtctgcacaataagtatatcttaaaaaacgttttaactgcagttctttttgtagtgttcagggtttatttgtgggtttctactgcggtgtgaacaggtgaacaatgtgggtgattacagtctgagcctgaggtatgaagaatgcagggggtgaacaatgtttttaaacaatacagtgggTTTACAGCCTgattctgaggtgagaaccatgcagggggccagttaatctcagtactgataccatttaaagcttaaacaaaggtaagccatcaaagcagccagacaggtgggggggccacacagaggggccgccagttggacagcgctgtcACTGAAAACCTATCATCAACAACTGAGATTCGCCATGATCCATGTGTGTATTGTACAttggtactacaggtatgggacccattatccacaatgcttgggacctggggttttcagaaaaggagattttgtgataactcACTGTTAAATCcttctaccagcaggaggcaggacactagaagaggaagaagcccctcctccctgctactataccccctgtcACTTCCTTAGTGAGCCAGTTTTGTCAACAATATAACAGACAAGTAGAACATAACTATGTACAAAGAGGCAGAAAACTTTCCAGAAGAACCGCTTCcgggagggaagccctgtgtcccacagacgtcctgagagaaaaggatttaacggtgagttatcacaaaatctccttttctcttacaggtgtctgtgggacacagggaccgtggcgacataccaaagctgtccaaTTAGAGAAGGGTGGGAGAAGCGGATTCAGGCAACTGCGGCTTGCAGTACCTTTCTCCCGTGAGTGAGCATCAGATGCCGCAAAAATCTCAAATTTGTAAAATTTGGTGAAGGAATGGATGGAGGACCATGTGGCGGCCCTGCAGACCTGTTTGGCTGAGGCCCTGTTTCTAAAGGCCCAGGAGGTGCTGATTCCCAGAGTAGAGTGAGCCCTGATGTGGAGAGGTGGCGACTTCCCTCTGGCAATGTATGCTCTGCGGATGGCCTCTCTAATCCAGCGGGATATTGTGGCCTTGGAAGCCGGAGAGCCCTTCTGGGGCCCAGAGGGCAGGATGAAGTGGGATGTGGACTGAGGTATGTCCTTGGTCTGGTGTAGATAGAACTTTAGCGCCCGGACCGGATCCAGGGAGTGCAGGGCCACTTCCCTGGGAGAAGATGGTTGAGGGCAAAATGAAGGGATAGTGATGtcctggttgatgtggaaggaagAACCAACCTTAGGAACAAAGGAAGGCAGAGTCCTAAGGACTGCTTGGTCCGAGTGGAAGACAAGGTATGGCTGCAGGTGTGATAGGGCCAAGATCTCGGACACTCTCCGGGCCGAGGAGATGGGCAACAGAAAAACGGTCTTCCAGGTGAGCCACACCAGGGGAATGCTGGCCAGGGGCTCGAAGGGCGGGCCCTGCAGAACGGTGAGGACAAGGTTAAGGTCCCAAGGGGGAATGGGATCAGGGAAGGGAGGGTGAAGCCGCGAGACCCCTTGTAGGAAGGTGGCTACGTCCGGTAGGCTAGCCAGTCGTCGTTGAAAGAGGACAGACAAGGCTGAGATCTGGGATTTAAGGGACCCCAGAGAGAGACCCTTGGAAAGCTCTGACTGGAGGAAGGACAGAAGTCGAGCTAGGGAAAAAAGACCTGGAAGGAATGGCCACTGGAGTCACACCAGTCCTTGAATGTCTTCCAAACGCGGTGGTAAGTTTTGGAAGATATCGGCCTCCGGGCTGCCATCATGGTGCGGATGACGTCTGGAAAGAACGCTTTGCGGTGaagcactaataaaaaaaaatatccaccCACACAGTACTTAAGAAACGTATAGGGCCCCCAACCCTATAATGTGCAGCCCTGGTCTGATAGCCCAGTTACAGTTCCAGCCCTGCCCTGCCCGTTCCTGATGTCCCCCTAATAGTGCCCCCTCCTGCAAAAGGGAGAGCGGATGCGAATGGCGCGAAACAGAAGGCGCGCAACAAAATGGCAGCGCAATGTGACGTCATAAGAAGGAC from Xenopus tropicalis strain Nigerian chromosome 8, UCB_Xtro_10.0, whole genome shotgun sequence encodes:
- the npc2 gene encoding epididymal secretory protein E1 precursor, whose protein sequence is MCPGLLTVLLTVFLLPSSVPEPLKYKDCGSQSGKLVTLDVSPCPEEPCPLVRGSTYTVNATFVSNVNSKSASAVVHGIIAGIAVPFPISEPDGCKSGISCPINSGQTYTYVTKLPIKSEYPCIKLVVKWQLQDENNKDLFCWLIPVHIAAV
- the npc2 gene encoding NPC intracellular cholesterol transporter 2 isoform X1, with product MSCAIMCPGLLTVLLTVFLLPSSVPEPLKYKDCGSQSGKLVTLDVSPCPEEPCPLVRGSTYTVNATFVSNVNSKSASAVVHGIIAGIAVPFPISEPDGCKSGISCPINSGQTYTYVTKLPIKSEYPCIKLVVKWQLQDENNKDLFCWLIPVHIAAV